A part of Mycobacteriales bacterium genomic DNA contains:
- a CDS encoding AAA family ATPase codes for MWIPPSGRTLAEALLVVVSGLPGSGKTTLARTIGPRLSVPVVERDRLAEVCFDAVGAESPAVAQLGSVSYELLFHVTREFMASGRSVLVESNFSRARHADQLRALVDGSAYRLTEVHCRAPGDVLLDRYVARVRGGDRHARHDDLNRITEFAAIFGDPARHEDAVLFPDRALVLDTAHDVPVEHVVRHLA; via the coding sequence ATGTGGATCCCGCCGTCTGGCCGCACTTTGGCTGAGGCGCTGCTCGTCGTCGTGTCCGGGCTTCCCGGCAGTGGGAAGACGACCTTGGCGCGGACCATCGGACCTCGGCTGTCGGTGCCGGTGGTCGAACGGGACCGCCTCGCCGAGGTCTGCTTCGACGCGGTGGGCGCCGAGTCGCCGGCCGTGGCTCAGCTCGGCTCGGTGAGCTACGAGTTGCTCTTCCATGTGACGCGGGAGTTCATGGCGTCTGGGCGTTCGGTCCTGGTGGAGAGCAACTTCAGCCGGGCCCGGCACGCGGACCAGCTGCGCGCGCTGGTCGACGGTTCGGCGTACCGCCTGACGGAGGTGCACTGCCGGGCGCCCGGAGACGTACTCCTGGACCGGTACGTCGCGAGAGTCCGAGGCGGCGACCGGCACGCGCGTCACGACGACCTGAACCGCATCACAGAGTTCGCGGCGATCTTCGGCGATCCTGCTCGCCACGAGGATGCGGTGCTCTTCCCGGACCGGGCGCTCGTCCTGGACACCGCCCATGACGTCCCGGTGGAGCACGTAGTGAGGCACCTGGCCTGA
- a CDS encoding ImmA/IrrE family metallo-endopeptidase, whose translation WLLPPNNEPATKVADLIVRRSGLSPPIDVMALLTDVAEVRVEDWKFDCDAIAVGLAPISGDERPAVFVKKDIPYRRFRFTLAHELGHIRLGWHIGVLSCKPSYSEFSLEPTAPLTRETLRTGRLAAEMEGEATRFASHLLIPQSLVEAAASSTDDVGKTLEALEMADVSALAAVMRLSQCLLPGFLFEISEEDSWRTVRSSGTHVPSSVRRGKKLTDHSHSHGSLNFAGRKIRWYQFSSFQSSAVTSDPRSATDLLRAAIAKETTSSLTADQLFLKINGVVGGMLSRDRFSTEDQALAILEQRFASETGYRSVTDSPEFAAYLKKKATERLTAKRRTTRTK comes from the coding sequence CTGGCTACTTCCCCCGAACAATGAGCCGGCGACCAAGGTCGCCGATCTTATAGTGCGTAGAAGCGGCCTTAGTCCGCCAATCGACGTCATGGCTCTACTGACGGACGTCGCGGAGGTGAGAGTCGAAGATTGGAAGTTTGATTGCGATGCAATAGCGGTTGGACTTGCCCCAATAAGTGGGGACGAAAGACCTGCGGTCTTTGTCAAGAAGGACATTCCTTACCGAAGATTTCGCTTCACCCTTGCCCATGAACTCGGCCATATTCGGCTGGGATGGCATATCGGCGTGCTTTCGTGTAAGCCTTCATACTCGGAGTTCTCTCTAGAACCAACTGCTCCACTTACTCGAGAGACGCTTCGTACAGGGCGACTAGCGGCCGAGATGGAGGGTGAAGCAACTAGGTTCGCCTCCCACCTGCTGATACCTCAATCGTTGGTAGAAGCTGCTGCGAGTTCGACAGACGATGTAGGAAAAACCCTGGAAGCCCTTGAGATGGCTGACGTTTCTGCCCTTGCCGCTGTGATGAGGCTGTCTCAGTGCTTACTTCCCGGCTTCCTATTTGAGATAAGTGAAGAGGATTCCTGGCGTACGGTGCGATCCTCCGGCACTCACGTACCTAGTTCAGTACGTCGCGGAAAAAAACTGACAGACCATTCGCATAGCCACGGGTCATTAAATTTTGCGGGTCGCAAGATCAGGTGGTATCAGTTTAGTAGTTTTCAGTCGAGCGCAGTCACGAGTGATCCTCGCTCGGCGACGGACCTACTCAGGGCGGCCATAGCTAAGGAGACTACGAGCTCCCTCACTGCTGACCAGCTATTCTTGAAGATAAATGGCGTCGTCGGTGGGATGCTGTCCAGAGACCGCTTTTCGACCGAAGACCAGGCGCTCGCGATTCTAGAGCAGCGCTTTGCTAGCGAGACCGGATACCGGTCGGTCACCGACAGCCCGGAGTTCGCTGCGTACCTGAAGAAAAAAGCTACTGAACGACTGACCGCTAAGAGGCGAACGACGCGCACAAAGTAG
- a CDS encoding C39 family peptidase, translating into MRHLGVPYRSQWAGLGCNAAVVGGADPCTTGPWWETGFTDADAYRFWSGKVCGLACLESALDHWRRSRPDRAALLGEALEYGVYVRRDDGGVDGLIYAPFLRWIVARFGIAGEVHTETSLRDLASTVGPRSFAIASVSPGIRWPDRPNERRGGHLVLITGRDGDRVWFHNPSGFEANSTLPLDVMDRFFAGRGMTISR; encoded by the coding sequence GTGAGGCATCTCGGGGTTCCGTATCGGTCGCAGTGGGCCGGGTTGGGCTGCAACGCGGCGGTGGTCGGGGGTGCGGATCCGTGTACGACGGGACCGTGGTGGGAGACCGGGTTCACCGATGCCGACGCGTACCGGTTCTGGTCGGGGAAGGTGTGCGGGCTGGCCTGTCTGGAGTCGGCGCTGGACCACTGGCGACGAAGCCGGCCGGATCGGGCCGCGCTGCTCGGCGAGGCCTTGGAGTACGGCGTCTACGTACGGCGGGACGATGGCGGCGTCGACGGGTTGATCTACGCGCCATTCCTGCGCTGGATCGTGGCGCGGTTCGGGATCGCGGGCGAGGTGCACACAGAGACCTCGCTGCGAGATCTGGCGAGCACGGTCGGGCCGCGCTCGTTCGCGATCGCCTCGGTCAGCCCGGGGATCCGCTGGCCGGACCGGCCGAACGAGCGGCGCGGCGGGCATCTGGTGCTGATCACCGGGCGAGACGGGGATCGGGTCTGGTTCCACAACCCGTCCGGATTCGAGGCGAACTCGACGCTCCCGCTCGACGTGATGGACCGCTTCTTCGCTGGCCGCGGCATGACGATCAGCCGGTGA